The Fusarium graminearum PH-1 chromosome 2, whole genome shotgun sequence genome includes a region encoding these proteins:
- a CDS encoding galactose oxidase precursor: MKSFYTLALCLGALFDGTTAIPPEEQGQMPGKFAAAPPVGSNPIDRKGWTVRCSSQASNFPCGNAIDGSKDTFWQTPYGTTNTPPPHSIVIDMKQTQYVSGLQITPRQDGNTRNWIGRHEVYLSSDGSNWGSPVAFGTYWGDKYPVITNFETKPARYLRFVALSNVNSDNPWIAIADFVVYNALKYSPPKNGVGKWGPTLDFPVIPVAGAVEPVSGKVVIWSAYRYDAFQGTNPRGGFTLTSIWDPKTNVISNRNVTNNKHDMFCPGISMDGEGQIVVTGGNDAKKTTILNPNGEWVPGPDMQIARGYQSSATTSDGRVFTIGGSWSGPRGGKNGEIYDPKARTWTSLPKCLVGPMLTKDKEGVYKADNHAWLFGWKKGSVFQAGPSTAMNWYYTTRGTQGDTKAAGTRRKNGRVDPDSMNGNCVMYDALDGKILTYGGATSYQQAPATANAHVLAIAEPGAIAQTYLVGNNGAGNYARVFHTSVVLPDGNVFITGGQSYSNPFTDTNAQLTPEMYIPTTHEFKTQQPNTIPRTYHSMSLLLPDATVFNGGGGLCGSCSSNHFDAQIYTPQYLLDGNGNFATRPKITAVSATTAKIGSTITVTANSAIKSASLIRYGTATHTVNTDQRRIPLALTGAGTNKYSFKIPNDSGIALPGYWMLFVLNNAGVPSVASTIKVTV; the protein is encoded by the coding sequence GCTGCTCCTCCTGTAGGATCTAATCCCATTGATCGCAAGGGATGGACTGTTCGATGCTCCAGCCAGGCATCAAACTTCCCCTGTGGCAATGCTATTGATGGTAGCAAGGACACCTTCTGGCAGACTCCTTATGGAACAACCAACACACCACCACCTCACTCAATCGTCATTGATATGAAGCAGACTCAGTATGTCAGTGGTCTGCAAATCACGCCTCGCCAGGATGGCAACACTCGTAACTGGATTGGCCGTCATGAAGTCTACCTTAGCTCTGATGGTTCTAACTGGGGCTCTCCCGTTGCTTTCGGAACATACTGGGGAGATAAATACCCCGTGATCACAAACTTTGAGACAAAGCCTGCTCGATACCTTCGATTTGTCGCTCTTTCTAACGTAAACAGCGACAATCCTTGGATTGCCATCGCCGACTTTGTTGTCTACAATGCCCTCAAGTACAGCCCTCCCAAGAACGGTGTTGGCAAGTGGGGACCTACTCTCGACTTTCCCGTCATTCCTGTTGCCGGTGCTGTCGAGCCTGTATCTGGAAAGGTTGTCATCTGGTCTGCTTACCGATATGATGCTTTCCAGGGTACCAACCCCCGTGGTGGTTTCACTCTGACCTCTATCTGGGATCCCAAGACCAACGTCATCTCTAACCGCAAtgtcaccaacaacaagcacgATATGTTCTGTCCCGGTATTTCCATGGACGGAGAGGGACAGATTGTTGTGACTGGTGGTaacgatgccaagaagacaaCCATCCTCAACCCTAACGGCGAGTGGGTTCCTGGTCCTGACATGCAGATTGCTCGTGGTTATCAGTCATCTGCTACTACTTCTGATGGACGTGTCTTCACTATCGGCGGTTCATGGAGTGGTCCTCGTGGCGGAAAGAACGGCGAGATTTACGACCCCAAGGCCAGAACCTGGACTTCTCTTCCCAAGTGCCTTGTTGGCCCTATGCTTACCAAGGATAAGGAGGGTGTCTACAAGGCCGATAACCACGCTTGGCTCTTTGGCTGGAAGAAGGGCAGTGTCTTCCAAGCTGGACCCAGCACAGCCATGAACTGGTACTACACCACCCGAGGAACTCAAGGTGATACCAAGGCTGCTGGAACACGACGCAAGAACGGCCGAGTCGACCCTGACTCAATGAACGGTAACTGTGTTATGTACGATGCTCTCGATGGCAAGATTCTCACCTACGGAGGCGCTACTAGCTACCAGCAAGCTCCCGCTACTGCCAACGCCCACGTTCTCGCTATTGCCGAGCCAGGAGCTATTGCTCAGACATACCTCGTCGGAAACAATGGCGCTGGTAACTACGCTCGTGTCTTCCACACTTCTGTTGTCCTCCCCGATGGTAACGTCTTCATCACCGGTGGACAATCATACTCCAACCCTTTCACCGACACCAACGCTCAGCTCACCCCTGAGATGTACATTCCTACCACCCACGAGTTCAAGACTCAGCAGCCCAACACCATCCCCCGAACCTACCACAGTATgtctctgctgctgccagATGCTACTGTGTTTAACGGCGGTGGTGGCCTGTGCggcagctgcagcagcaaccaCTTTGACGCTCAGATCTACACACCCCAGtaccttcttgatggcaatggcaactTTGCTACCCGTCCCAAGATCACTGCTGTCTCAGCCACCACTGCCAAGATCGGCAGCACCATTACTGTTACCGCTAACAGCGCCATCAAGAGTGCCTCTTTGATCCGTTACGGCACTGCTACACACACTGTCAACACTGATCAGCGACGTATTCCATTGGCGCTGACCGGGGCTGGCACCAACAAGTACTCTTTCAAGATCCCCAACGACTCTGGTATCGCGCTACCAGGATACTGGATGCTTTTCGTCCTCAACAATGCCGGTGTACCCAGTGTTGCTAGCACGATTAAGGTGACAGTTTGA